The following are from one region of the Vidua chalybeata isolate OUT-0048 chromosome 12, bVidCha1 merged haplotype, whole genome shotgun sequence genome:
- the PODXL2 gene encoding podocalyxin-like protein 2: MQPLHRAPPLLLLLAAGTLCLCLASSEDPTADGLTSTSLLEFAMMSHLEAMNSHEQTRSEAAEADLAPGSLHAAPGSGFASEENEESKILQPPQYFWEDGGELNDSNLDLGPATDYTFPASSQKALLKRNGTQVDNWEMATVQPPAEFVEPDLHTPFSTLEEEEGLLPIDHSRGGMESLQTSGPEVTSSETVDQEDSFSLLFSTASARPGVVTDAALGGQEEDSVSPGLDLGSSMGPGLLPVPSTFSTTVAARSPIDSEELFEVTTGDTWAVGGTDSELTVATTGAELAETTVEAGGEEHSAREEVSEPTVGWEMLEPTMLAETEQTVETPVGTPSPTSSSPGTQTLPGSEQQPSSVSLWDRADEPALDPLWNDTESATETAAAERSSSPQAGDARVAMLPTELPWDSAQVICKDWSNLAGKNYIILNMSDNIDCEEFRLERGPQLLALVEDAFSRQAEGLQDRWLISLSKPNENDKHLLMTLAGEQGVIPTKDVLMALGDVKRSLAEIGIQNYSTTTSCQSHPNQTRSDYGKLFVVLVIIGSICAIIIVLGLIYNCWQRRLPKMKNMSHGEELRFVENGCHDNPTLDVASDSQSEMQEKKPSVNGGNTINGPDSWDVLINKQASEDVDVFEEDTHL, translated from the exons GGACCTTGTGCCTCTGCCTTGCCTCCTCGGAGGACCCAACTGCCGATGGCCTCACATCAACTTCTCTGCTGGAATTTGCTATGATGTCCCACCTGGAGGCCATGAATTCCCACGAGCAAACGAGATCGGAGGCTGCAGAGGCAGATCTTGCCCCTGGCTCTCTGCATGCTGCTCCAGGGTCAGGCTTTGCCAGTGAGGAGAATGAGGAGTCCAAGATCTTGCAGCCCCCACAGTACTTCTGGGAAGATGGGGGAGAGCTCAACGACTCCAACCTTGACTTGGGACCAGCAACAG ATTATACCTTTCCTGCTTCATCTCAGAAGGCATTGCTGAAACGAAATGGGACACAAGTAGACAACTGGGAAATGGCCACTGTCCAGCCACCAGCAGAATTTGTGGAGCCTGACTTACACACGCCTTTCTCCACActagaggaagaggaggggctgCTCCCTATTGACCACTCAAGAGGAGGAATGGAGAGTCTCCAGACTTCTGGACCAGAGGTTACATCTTCTGAAACAGTGGACCAAGAGgactccttctcccttctgttttccacagcCTCTGCCAGGCCAGGTGTTGTGACTGATGCAGCCTTAGGAGGGCAAGAAGAGGACTCTGTTTCTCCAGGCTTAGACCTTGGGAGCAGCATGGGACCAGGTCTTCTACCTGTGCCCTCTACTTTTTCTACTACTGTTGCTGCAAGATCTCCCATTGATTCGGAAGAACTCTTTGAGGTGACAACTGGAGACACTTGGGCTGTTGGGGGAACAGATTCAGAGCTGACTGTGGCTACAACAGGAGCAGAGCTTGCAGAGACCACGGTGGAGGCTGGTGGGGAAGAGCATTCAGCCAGGGAGGAGGTGTCAGAGCCCACGGTGGGGTGGGAGATGCTGGAGCCCACGATGCTGGCTGAAACAGAGCAGACAGTGGAAACACCTGTGGGGACACCCTCTCCTAcaagcagctccccaggcaccCAGACTCTTCCTGGTAGTGAGCAGCAGCCCTCTTCTGTGTCTTTGTGGGACAGAGCTGATGAGCCTGCGCTGGATCCTCTTTGGAATGACACCGAGTCAGCCACTgagactgcagcagcagagaggagctcgTCACCCCAGGCTGGGGATGCCCGCGTGGCCATGCTGCCaacagagctgccctgggactcagcacag GTGATCTGTAAAGACTGGAGCAACCTTGCGGGAAAGAACTATATCATCCTGAATATGTCGGATAACATTGACTGT GAGGAATTTCGGTTGGAGAGGGGTCCCCAGCTGTTGGCACTGGTGGAGGATGCCTtctccaggcaggcagaggggctgcaggaccGCTGGCTCATCTCTCTGAGCAAACCCAATGAGAATGACAAGCACTTGCTAATGACGCTGGCAGGGGAACAGG GTGTTATCCCTACAAAAGATGTTCTCATGGCACTGGGGGATGTTAAGAGGAGCTTAGCTGAG atTGGTATCCAGAACTACTCGACCACCACAAGCTGCCAGTCGCACCCTAACCAGACGCGCAGTGATTATGGGAAGCTCTTTGTGGTGTTGGTGATCATCGGCTCCATCTGCGCCATCATCATCGTCTTGGGGCTCATCTACAACTGCTGGCAGAGGCGCCTGCCCAAGATGAAGAACATG TCGCACGGCGAGGAGCTGCGCTTTGTTGAGAACGGCTGCCATGACAACCCCACTTTGGACGTGGCCAGCGACAGCCAGTCGGAAATGCAGGAGAAGAAGCCGAGCGTGAACGGTGGAAACACCATCAATGGCCCTGACAGCTGGGATGTCCTGATCAATAAGCAGGCGAGCGAGGATGTGGATGTGTTTGAGGAAGACACGCatctttag